A section of the Acidobacterium capsulatum ATCC 51196 genome encodes:
- the lptE gene encoding LPS assembly lipoprotein LptE produces MSRLALVLFSACLLPCSLWVSGCNYHAMDTPSHLPPSLGRQSAQTLAIPTFVNHTNAYHVGFDFTQAVIRQFTSRSAWHIVDHRDPEASATLYGQINSYSVVPLTYDNTTGRSSSFVITIKASLRVINRRGKVIYQNSSYTFRQQYEETQNLASFIQEDSPAEERLARDFASAAVSDILDSF; encoded by the coding sequence ATGTCCCGTCTGGCGCTCGTTCTATTCTCGGCCTGCCTGCTCCCCTGCTCACTATGGGTGAGCGGCTGCAACTACCACGCGATGGACACTCCCTCGCACCTGCCGCCCAGCCTCGGCCGCCAGTCCGCGCAGACGCTCGCCATCCCCACCTTTGTCAACCACACCAACGCCTATCACGTCGGCTTTGACTTCACGCAGGCCGTCATCCGCCAGTTCACCAGCCGCTCGGCATGGCACATTGTGGACCACCGCGACCCCGAGGCCAGCGCCACGCTCTACGGCCAGATCAACAGCTACTCCGTCGTGCCGCTCACCTACGACAACACCACCGGCCGCTCCTCCAGCTTCGTCATCACCATCAAGGCCAGCCTGCGCGTCATCAACCGCCGTGGCAAGGTCATCTACCAGAATTCCTCCTACACTTTCCGCCAGCAATATGAAGAAACCCAGAACCTCGCCAGCTTCATACAAGAGGATTCCCCTGCGGAAGAGCGCCTCGCAAGGGACTTTGCCTCCGCTGCCGTCTCCGATATTCTGGACTCCTTCTGA
- the panB gene encoding 3-methyl-2-oxobutanoate hydroxymethyltransferase — protein sequence MSLPHFRSADGAAGQGAAKVTLATLQEKKEQKQPIVALTAYDYATARLVDEAGVDLILVGDSLAMVVMGYESTLPVTVDEMLHHTRAVRRAVRRALLVADMPYGSYQVTVHEAVANATRFVKDGGAEAVKIEGGASRAELVERLVDAEVPVVGHLGLTPQAVHRMGGYKVQGKTVAAIGRLLHDAHALEAAGASVLVLEGMPREVAARITAEVGIPTIGIGAGPDCDGQILVFHDLVNLSFAKPAKFVRQYGDAAALFREALAGYVRDVSGRSFPADSESYHLPAEARETMARKA from the coding sequence ATGAGCCTACCGCATTTCCGCAGCGCCGATGGCGCCGCCGGGCAGGGTGCCGCCAAGGTGACCCTCGCAACCCTTCAAGAGAAAAAAGAGCAGAAGCAGCCGATTGTGGCGCTGACCGCCTACGACTACGCCACGGCGCGGCTGGTGGATGAGGCGGGCGTGGACCTGATTCTGGTGGGGGATTCGCTGGCCATGGTGGTGATGGGCTACGAGAGCACCCTGCCGGTGACGGTGGACGAGATGCTGCACCATACGAGGGCCGTGCGGCGTGCGGTGCGGCGCGCGCTGCTGGTGGCGGACATGCCGTATGGCAGCTACCAGGTGACGGTGCATGAGGCAGTGGCGAATGCGACGCGCTTTGTAAAAGACGGCGGCGCGGAGGCCGTGAAGATTGAAGGCGGCGCGAGCCGAGCGGAATTGGTGGAGCGGCTGGTGGATGCCGAGGTTCCGGTGGTGGGGCATCTGGGGCTGACTCCGCAGGCGGTACACCGGATGGGCGGCTATAAGGTGCAGGGCAAGACGGTGGCTGCGATTGGGCGGCTGCTGCACGATGCGCATGCGCTGGAAGCGGCGGGCGCGTCAGTGCTGGTGCTGGAAGGCATGCCGCGCGAAGTGGCGGCGCGGATCACGGCGGAGGTGGGGATTCCGACGATTGGCATTGGCGCGGGGCCGGATTGCGATGGGCAGATATTGGTGTTTCATGACCTGGTGAATTTGAGCTTTGCCAAGCCGGCGAAGTTTGTGCGGCAGTATGGCGATGCGGCGGCGCTGTTTCGCGAGGCGCTGGCCGGGTATGTGCGGGATGTGTCGGGCCGGAGCTTTCCGGCAGACAGTGAGAGCTATCACTTGCCGGCGGAGGCCCGCGAGACGATGGCGCGGAAGGCATGA
- the holA gene encoding DNA polymerase III subunit delta: MGAGFASTERFLAELHEQRLRPGYVFAGDEIFLYERCRKAILTALVPPEMRDFCLSDLDLSEVNIFEALDRARTPSLMAPFQVLFLRNLKTLYTRGSKKEEFAAIEEYFRSPNPQALVLFVADHLRIPADPRRMDMDDKNRYERLRETLGEWCGMVELARVDEADALRWLTAESKQYEIQIDSDAARELVDALGADMMMVSNEFEKLVLYVGEKKRITLGDVETMVLAAKQRSLYELTDAISAKDKVRAISLLHGLLNASDGGEDSAIGHLYMLARTFRQMLVILEKNVRDSRAIWQALWQGFRMPPFAADDLIRQARRYKSRRDLTRALRLIARADMELRSQPPDKRLVLERLVLELASEPRPASGSTAQYAMEW; the protein is encoded by the coding sequence ATGGGCGCGGGCTTCGCATCCACTGAGCGCTTCCTGGCAGAACTGCACGAGCAGCGCCTGCGTCCGGGCTACGTCTTTGCCGGCGACGAAATCTTCCTCTACGAGCGCTGCCGCAAAGCCATTCTCACGGCCCTCGTTCCGCCGGAGATGCGCGACTTCTGCCTCTCTGACCTCGACCTCTCAGAAGTGAATATCTTCGAGGCGCTCGACCGCGCACGCACGCCCTCACTCATGGCGCCCTTCCAGGTGCTCTTTCTCCGCAATCTCAAAACCCTCTACACGCGCGGCTCCAAAAAAGAGGAGTTCGCCGCCATTGAGGAGTATTTCCGGTCGCCTAACCCGCAGGCGCTCGTGCTATTTGTCGCCGATCATCTCCGCATCCCCGCCGACCCGCGCCGCATGGACATGGACGACAAGAACCGCTACGAGCGTCTTCGCGAAACGCTCGGTGAGTGGTGCGGCATGGTCGAGTTGGCTCGCGTTGACGAAGCCGACGCCCTGCGCTGGCTTACTGCGGAATCGAAACAGTACGAGATACAAATAGACAGCGACGCCGCGCGCGAGCTGGTCGACGCCCTCGGCGCAGACATGATGATGGTTTCCAACGAGTTCGAAAAACTCGTGCTCTACGTCGGCGAAAAAAAGCGCATCACTCTCGGCGATGTCGAGACCATGGTCCTCGCCGCCAAGCAGCGCTCGCTCTATGAGCTCACCGACGCAATCTCCGCCAAGGACAAGGTGCGCGCCATCTCTCTCCTGCACGGCCTGCTCAATGCCTCTGACGGCGGCGAAGACTCCGCCATCGGCCATCTCTACATGCTGGCCCGCACCTTCCGGCAGATGCTCGTCATCCTTGAGAAAAACGTGCGCGACTCGCGCGCCATCTGGCAGGCGCTGTGGCAGGGCTTCCGCATGCCGCCCTTCGCCGCCGATGACCTCATCCGCCAGGCACGCCGCTACAAATCCCGCCGCGACCTCACCCGCGCACTTCGCCTCATCGCCCGCGCGGACATGGAACTCCGCTCCCAGCCTCCCGACAAGCGCCTCGTCCTCGAGCGTCTCGTCCTCGAACTGGCCAGCGAACCACGCCCCGCCTCCGGCTCCACCGCCCAATACGCCATGGAGTGGTAA
- a CDS encoding DUF5666 domain-containing protein — MSRKLSLFLICTLTAATLSLALLTGCSNGTMAAYTSPSTGAAPASSSSSSMLITVGDAPPSSILAAQVTISSIALTPAAGGSPVIALNTPEPVELSSLGAIQEPLENISVPAGTYNSVTVTISAAQATYLNSSNAVTTSSAALSQTQATIALNPALSITTSQNVQLRLNFNLAQSFNLTGTTLSFTPSITSAAAAIDGESSADRQVEVSGSVTAISSTSITLKSSDTGLSSTFAINSSTHFSNGASAATIQTGSIVAVVGAIQADGTLLATNISVSMSGQAIQGTQSGGSGIITAVSSDNTGAVTSFTFVPREDYGDQTTHTPLTVMLNASTAYSVSEDAVQQGIAATAFNNAQIFPGQSVEVIGTGSASSAITAQSVRLAAESLSGTLTGSPQGVSPTYTFALQLPASSFLTTYQSLTTLNAATDAQTQYEDSLGTTAFTSLTSSANLEVHGFLLRDSSGNFLLTVADISQIQDTSTGSGDN, encoded by the coding sequence ATGAGCCGTAAACTATCTCTGTTCCTCATCTGCACGCTCACGGCCGCTACGCTGAGTCTCGCGCTGCTCACCGGCTGCAGCAATGGAACAATGGCGGCATACACAAGCCCATCAACCGGTGCTGCCCCAGCTTCTTCCTCCAGTTCTTCCATGCTGATCACAGTGGGCGACGCACCGCCCAGCAGCATTCTCGCCGCGCAAGTCACCATTTCATCCATTGCGCTCACACCCGCCGCAGGCGGCAGCCCGGTCATCGCTCTCAATACTCCGGAACCCGTGGAACTCTCCAGTCTCGGCGCAATTCAGGAGCCGCTCGAAAACATCAGCGTACCCGCCGGAACTTATAACTCCGTCACTGTGACGATCAGTGCCGCGCAGGCCACCTACCTCAATTCCAGCAATGCGGTCACCACCTCATCGGCGGCTCTTTCTCAAACGCAGGCGACCATCGCCCTCAACCCGGCATTGTCCATCACCACGAGTCAGAATGTTCAGTTGCGCCTCAACTTCAATCTTGCGCAGTCATTCAATTTGACCGGCACAACTCTCAGCTTCACACCTTCCATCACTTCGGCGGCCGCTGCCATCGATGGTGAAAGCTCTGCCGATCGCCAGGTCGAGGTCTCCGGATCAGTCACCGCCATCAGCAGCACCTCCATCACTCTTAAGTCTTCTGACACCGGCCTCTCCTCTACCTTCGCCATCAATTCCTCTACTCACTTCTCCAACGGAGCCTCTGCCGCCACCATCCAGACAGGCTCCATCGTCGCCGTCGTGGGCGCCATACAGGCAGACGGAACCCTGCTCGCCACCAACATTTCCGTGAGCATGAGCGGACAAGCGATCCAGGGAACGCAAAGCGGAGGAAGCGGCATCATCACCGCCGTCTCCAGCGATAACACCGGCGCAGTAACATCGTTTACCTTTGTTCCACGTGAGGACTACGGCGATCAGACAACGCACACGCCCTTGACCGTCATGCTCAATGCATCCACCGCCTACAGCGTCAGCGAAGACGCCGTGCAGCAGGGCATCGCTGCGACTGCCTTCAACAACGCGCAAATCTTTCCCGGCCAATCCGTAGAGGTCATCGGCACCGGCTCCGCATCTTCCGCCATCACTGCGCAATCGGTTCGTCTCGCCGCGGAAAGCCTCAGCGGAACCCTCACCGGCTCTCCCCAAGGCGTCTCACCCACCTACACATTTGCCTTGCAACTGCCAGCTTCGTCCTTCCTCACCACTTATCAGTCCCTCACTACGCTCAACGCTGCTACCGATGCGCAAACGCAATACGAAGACAGTCTCGGCACCACGGCTTTCACTTCCCTGACGTCGTCCGCCAATCTTGAAGTGCATGGGTTCCTGTTGCGTGACAGCTCCGGAAACTTCCTGCTCACCGTCGCTGACATCTCGCAAATACAAGACACCTCAACCGGCAGCGGAGATAACTGA
- a CDS encoding DMT family transporter: MPVREVRGSGAPRSTSMTRVLGYGACALAGCLWGTGFYFGKIALTELPVGHMVLYRFLFACVGLLPVVRWPRFTRRAWAWLLTASFVGIPVQFLVQFYGLSMTTVSHASLMVGTMPVILAVGAWLFAGEKLDWKGWLALAGSTTGVALIVLGGRHGAAGGKGPSLAGDLLVVLAMVFALGWILVNQKLMREGHSPLSVTVWGLLTGTAMLAVWVVWRQGMPPVHGLSGQVWFALAASGLACTAATTLLWNWGMHRVPASRAGVFLNIEPALGSILGVELLGDRLGPGAWLGGALIITAAVVLTMTGHVEPDSVLE; encoded by the coding sequence ATGCCTGTCCGCGAAGTCAGGGGTTCTGGTGCGCCGCGTTCCACGTCGATGACGCGTGTGCTTGGCTATGGTGCGTGCGCGCTGGCCGGGTGCCTGTGGGGCACGGGTTTTTACTTTGGGAAGATTGCGCTGACGGAATTGCCGGTGGGGCACATGGTGCTCTACCGGTTTTTGTTTGCGTGTGTGGGATTGCTTCCGGTGGTGCGGTGGCCGCGCTTTACCCGGCGTGCATGGGCGTGGCTGCTGACGGCGTCGTTTGTGGGGATTCCGGTGCAGTTTCTGGTGCAGTTTTATGGGCTCTCGATGACGACGGTGAGCCATGCTTCGCTGATGGTGGGCACGATGCCGGTGATTTTAGCGGTGGGTGCGTGGCTGTTCGCGGGCGAGAAGCTGGATTGGAAGGGATGGCTGGCGCTGGCGGGTTCGACGACCGGCGTGGCGCTGATTGTTCTGGGCGGGCGGCATGGCGCGGCGGGCGGCAAGGGGCCGAGCCTGGCAGGCGATCTGCTGGTGGTGCTGGCGATGGTGTTTGCGCTGGGCTGGATCCTGGTGAATCAGAAGCTGATGCGGGAGGGGCATTCGCCGCTGTCAGTGACGGTGTGGGGATTGCTGACCGGCACGGCCATGCTGGCGGTGTGGGTGGTGTGGCGGCAGGGTATGCCGCCGGTGCATGGGCTGAGCGGGCAGGTGTGGTTTGCGCTGGCGGCGAGCGGGCTGGCCTGCACGGCGGCCACGACGCTGTTGTGGAACTGGGGCATGCATCGTGTGCCGGCTTCGCGGGCGGGTGTGTTTTTGAATATTGAGCCGGCGCTGGGATCGATTCTGGGAGTGGAGTTGCTGGGTGACCGGCTGGGGCCGGGCGCGTGGCTGGGCGGCGCGTTGATTATTACGGCTGCGGTGGTGCTGACGATGACCGGGCATGTGGAACCGGACAGTGTGCTGGAATAA
- a CDS encoding PEGA domain-containing protein, translating into MKVAVLALCALLVASQSADAQQSAPVVKSATTTPAKTSNTSTIPKPHTLLDGTPIKLRLDRTVSSATAKVGDEVNFDVLEDVSVDGVVVIPKGSLALATVTVAQHKRSMGRAGKLNVNIDSVRLSDGEKDALRATEGGNGHGHVGAMTGAMVATGIVFFPAAPLFLFMHGKDITIPKGTEITAYTDGDMNLDLARFEPKAAPAAAVAATSQITINSDIPACDIEVDGAFAGNTPSTLSLASGKHVITVQKAGYTSWTRTMLVSGSSVHIDADLTPQQNATKLSSQ; encoded by the coding sequence ATGAAAGTTGCAGTGCTTGCGTTATGCGCTCTCTTAGTCGCATCCCAGTCCGCCGATGCTCAGCAATCGGCCCCAGTAGTAAAAAGCGCCACGACTACCCCGGCCAAAACTTCCAATACGTCAACGATCCCAAAGCCACACACCCTCTTAGATGGAACCCCGATAAAGCTACGACTTGATCGCACAGTATCTTCCGCGACGGCCAAAGTGGGAGACGAAGTGAACTTTGATGTCCTTGAGGATGTTTCTGTAGATGGAGTCGTTGTTATCCCCAAAGGCTCCCTGGCGCTGGCTACGGTCACGGTTGCTCAGCATAAGCGCAGTATGGGGCGGGCAGGAAAGCTCAACGTAAATATAGATAGCGTCCGTCTTTCAGACGGCGAAAAAGATGCCCTCCGCGCGACAGAAGGCGGCAATGGACATGGGCATGTCGGTGCAATGACTGGCGCTATGGTAGCAACCGGAATCGTCTTCTTTCCGGCGGCCCCGCTGTTCCTCTTTATGCACGGCAAAGACATCACGATTCCAAAAGGAACCGAGATTACCGCCTACACCGACGGAGACATGAATCTCGATCTCGCGAGATTTGAACCAAAAGCCGCCCCGGCAGCCGCAGTCGCGGCCACATCGCAAATCACGATCAACTCCGATATCCCAGCTTGCGACATTGAAGTAGACGGGGCCTTTGCCGGCAATACTCCATCCACACTCTCGCTCGCTTCGGGCAAACATGTAATCACCGTCCAGAAGGCAGGCTACACTTCATGGACAAGAACCATGCTGGTATCAGGCTCTTCGGTTCATATAGATGCAGACCTGACACCGCAGCAAAATGCAACTAAACTCTCAAGCCAATAA
- a CDS encoding TrbI/VirB10 family protein — protein sequence MKKWASFLPVSLIAIALQTQAVPATAQRQSPDNGGAQATGQMSQGAMNRMAQGTPVSARLTKEINAKHTKAGDEVVARTTRAARLQNGTQLPRGTRLIGQVTQAQAESHAQRSARLAFNFDRAEVKHGRTIPIDAVVTSVSEQPASSGAYGAGGASAAQMPGGAMAAGSSMNGNGGVAGGWVPNAGGALGATGSLGSNNGAQVGPGTGAMAGNGANYGMQGSGSGQVAGLPGVRLSHSAANHSSVALIARGKNISLGSGTQLTLSVKTGGPRGYGSGSAGGPPSVQ from the coding sequence ATGAAGAAGTGGGCTTCCTTCCTTCCCGTTTCGCTGATTGCGATTGCACTTCAGACGCAGGCGGTGCCGGCGACTGCGCAGAGGCAGAGTCCGGACAATGGCGGCGCGCAGGCGACGGGTCAGATGAGCCAAGGCGCTATGAATCGCATGGCGCAAGGCACACCGGTGAGTGCGCGGCTCACCAAAGAAATCAACGCCAAGCACACCAAGGCCGGCGATGAAGTGGTGGCGCGCACCACCCGCGCGGCCAGGTTGCAGAATGGCACACAACTGCCGCGCGGCACCAGGCTGATTGGCCAGGTGACGCAGGCGCAGGCAGAGTCGCACGCCCAGCGCAGCGCGCGGCTGGCCTTCAACTTTGACCGTGCGGAGGTGAAGCACGGACGCACGATTCCGATTGATGCGGTGGTTACGTCTGTTTCAGAGCAGCCGGCGAGTAGCGGAGCCTATGGCGCGGGTGGGGCAAGTGCGGCTCAAATGCCGGGAGGCGCCATGGCCGCCGGATCGTCAATGAACGGCAATGGAGGAGTGGCCGGTGGCTGGGTTCCGAATGCCGGCGGTGCGCTGGGGGCAACCGGCTCCTTGGGAAGCAATAACGGCGCTCAAGTCGGCCCCGGAACGGGCGCGATGGCCGGAAACGGCGCGAATTATGGTATGCAGGGCTCGGGCAGCGGCCAGGTGGCCGGACTGCCAGGCGTCCGGCTGAGCCATTCGGCGGCGAACCATAGCAGCGTGGCCCTGATTGCCCGGGGCAAGAATATCTCGCTGGGCAGCGGAACGCAGTTGACCTTGAGTGTGAAGACGGGCGGGCCTCGCGGGTATGGGAGCGGTTCGGCTGGCGGGCCGCCTTCGGTGCAGTAA
- the panC gene encoding pantoate--beta-alanine ligase produces MRRAETIAEIRAAVRELRYRENPRLKGETWGTRSIGFVPTMGALHEGHLSLVRAAKAECDAVVASIFVNPTQFGPNEDFGKYPRTVEADCALLEREGVDAVFLPQVEEMYPAGATTWVEVEELSGRLDGASRPGHFRGVATVVAKLFHIVGPDRAYFGQKDAAQVANLRRMVRDLDFDLEVVVCPIVREADGLAMSSRNRYLSVEERRQGLVLSRALRAMEAGHAAGERDGRRLLAAGASVMAEEPAVRVDYLRVVDPETLVDVEAVSGPALATVAAYVGATRLIDNVLLGETPAAFKL; encoded by the coding sequence ATGCGGCGCGCGGAGACGATTGCGGAGATACGGGCGGCGGTAAGGGAGCTGAGATACAGGGAGAACCCACGTCTCAAAGGCGAGACGTGGGGCACCCGCAGCATTGGCTTTGTGCCGACGATGGGCGCGTTGCATGAGGGGCATTTGTCGCTGGTGCGCGCGGCCAAGGCGGAATGCGATGCGGTGGTGGCCTCGATCTTCGTGAATCCGACACAGTTTGGGCCGAATGAGGACTTCGGGAAGTATCCGCGCACGGTGGAGGCGGATTGCGCACTGCTGGAGCGCGAGGGCGTGGATGCGGTGTTTCTGCCGCAGGTCGAGGAGATGTATCCGGCGGGTGCGACGACGTGGGTGGAAGTGGAGGAGCTGAGCGGGCGGCTGGATGGGGCTTCGCGGCCGGGGCACTTTCGCGGCGTGGCGACGGTGGTGGCGAAGCTGTTCCACATTGTGGGGCCGGACCGCGCGTATTTTGGGCAGAAGGATGCGGCGCAGGTAGCGAATCTGCGGCGCATGGTGCGGGATCTGGATTTTGATTTGGAAGTGGTGGTGTGCCCGATTGTGCGCGAAGCCGACGGGCTGGCGATGAGTAGCCGTAACCGTTACTTATCGGTGGAGGAGCGGCGGCAGGGTTTGGTATTGTCGCGGGCGCTGCGCGCGATGGAGGCCGGACATGCGGCCGGCGAGCGCGATGGGCGGAGGCTGCTGGCGGCGGGCGCGTCGGTGATGGCCGAGGAGCCAGCGGTAAGAGTGGATTATTTGCGGGTGGTGGATCCGGAGACGCTGGTGGATGTAGAGGCTGTGAGCGGACCCGCGCTGGCGACGGTGGCGGCGTATGTGGGCGCGACGCGGCTGATTGATAATGTGCTGCTAGGGGAAACTCCCGCGGCCTTTAAATTGTGA
- the hpnI gene encoding bacteriohopanetetrol glucosamine biosynthesis glycosyltransferase HpnI has translation MAALTVAELISFLTTVLALAGCAYYFVVLWSVRAFLKPQAGDPESAAGAPFHPPVTILKPVKGLDPGMDEAFASHCRQDYAGEYEILFGVSSLDDPAVAAIERLQRAFPERSIRVVECPDSLGPNGKLSNLVQMLPAARYDTFVLNDSDITVGRHYLSRMVEPMRDARVGLVTAPYRGRAHGTLASRLEALGIATDFFPGVLVARVMEKGIRFGLGSTLAFSRLALVSAGGFEPLVTQLADDYQLGARIAAAGFQVHLSHEVVETSVPAYKFGAFAAHQLRWARAVRVSRPGGYFGMIFTYGLAWAALNMVASAFDPFSLALFSLVFLVRMATALGVGVGVLGDRQVMRDLWMLLPRDLIALGLWAWSYASDTVVWRGQHFKLRKGELVRVK, from the coding sequence ATGGCCGCTTTGACTGTCGCCGAGTTGATCTCATTTCTCACCACTGTGCTGGCACTGGCCGGCTGCGCGTACTACTTTGTGGTGCTGTGGAGCGTGCGGGCTTTTCTGAAGCCGCAAGCCGGGGACCCGGAGTCTGCCGCAGGTGCGCCGTTTCATCCGCCGGTGACGATTCTGAAGCCGGTGAAGGGGCTTGATCCGGGCATGGATGAGGCCTTTGCCAGCCATTGCCGACAGGATTATGCGGGCGAATACGAGATTCTGTTCGGGGTTTCGAGCCTGGATGATCCGGCGGTGGCGGCGATTGAGCGGCTGCAGAGGGCCTTTCCGGAGCGCAGCATTCGCGTGGTGGAGTGCCCGGATTCGCTGGGGCCGAATGGGAAGCTGAGCAACCTGGTGCAGATGCTTCCGGCGGCGCGCTATGACACCTTTGTGCTCAACGACAGCGACATCACTGTGGGGCGGCATTACCTGAGCCGCATGGTGGAGCCGATGCGCGATGCGCGGGTGGGGCTGGTGACGGCGCCTTACCGGGGCCGGGCGCACGGCACGCTTGCCTCGCGGCTGGAGGCGCTGGGCATCGCGACGGACTTCTTCCCGGGCGTGCTGGTGGCGCGGGTGATGGAGAAGGGGATTCGCTTCGGGCTGGGCTCGACGCTCGCGTTTTCGCGGCTGGCGCTGGTTTCGGCCGGGGGCTTTGAGCCGCTGGTGACGCAACTGGCCGATGACTATCAACTGGGCGCGCGCATTGCAGCGGCGGGCTTTCAGGTGCACTTGAGCCACGAGGTGGTGGAGACGAGCGTGCCGGCCTACAAGTTCGGAGCCTTTGCGGCACACCAGCTGCGGTGGGCGCGGGCGGTGCGTGTTTCGCGGCCCGGGGGCTACTTCGGGATGATCTTCACCTATGGCCTGGCGTGGGCGGCGCTCAATATGGTGGCGTCGGCGTTTGACCCGTTCAGCCTGGCGCTCTTCAGCCTGGTGTTTCTGGTGCGGATGGCCACGGCGCTGGGCGTGGGCGTGGGCGTTCTGGGTGACCGGCAGGTGATGCGCGACCTGTGGATGCTGCTGCCGCGGGACCTGATCGCGCTCGGGCTATGGGCGTGGAGCTATGCGTCGGACACCGTCGTGTGGCGGGGGCAGCACTTCAAGCTGCGCAAGGGCGAGCTGGTGCGGGTGAAGTAA
- a CDS encoding MutS-related protein gives MKQKTVWQVYEEHLEALGQRLSELGKTQQRAKVAAIALAAGLAGLVVRDWPAPPAALASLLLAAVAFAFRRYAQSRRRGLDIARRSNFYTQGLERLRGAWTKLPDTGLDYARDEHLYQHDLQVVGERSLFTLLRTTRSEVGASRLADYLLDAVPLGESRSRQEAVHELQPQLALRESVAALGEYSFQRGEVQILERWMQFAPVPVSRWKPGVMLVLGVGLAAAGLLALTGLLPLWPALWIVLPLLGAQLLLLLPLRGLLRDRVDSAVLLADELTVLRDGLRLQQQQAFLAPKLKGLLAAVQGADASQRIGELQRLARGLEQCRKEWFYVPSWVTGAEVQILLAMEGWRARYGAALKGWVDAWSEFETLLALAGYAFEHPEHVFPEFVADTVAFAAEELGHPLLPGKSCVGNDVRLDAEQRFYVISGSNMAGKSTLLRTVGLNAVLAYAGAPVRARAARLSEMRLGASITTADSLLDGRSRFLAEGERLREMVRLAKDGPLLFLVDEIFSGTNSQDRRVAAEGLVNVLMQHGAVGALSTHDLALAAIAERGPMGGVNVHMESEDAEDPLHFDYRLKPGVAARSNALAILRMIGVLEDA, from the coding sequence GTGAAGCAGAAGACAGTCTGGCAGGTGTATGAAGAGCATCTGGAGGCTTTAGGGCAGCGGCTGTCCGAACTGGGGAAGACGCAGCAGAGGGCCAAGGTTGCCGCGATTGCTTTGGCCGCAGGATTGGCGGGGTTGGTGGTGCGGGACTGGCCTGCTCCACCTGCGGCTCTGGCCTCTCTGCTGCTGGCAGCGGTGGCTTTTGCCTTTCGCCGCTACGCGCAGTCGCGCCGCAGGGGGCTGGATATCGCACGCCGCAGCAACTTTTATACCCAAGGCCTGGAGCGTCTTCGCGGTGCGTGGACCAAGCTGCCGGATACAGGACTTGACTATGCGAGGGACGAGCACCTGTATCAGCATGATTTGCAGGTGGTAGGCGAGCGTTCGCTGTTTACCTTGCTGCGGACCACGCGGTCAGAGGTCGGGGCGTCGCGACTGGCGGACTATCTGCTGGATGCGGTGCCGCTCGGGGAATCTCGTAGCCGGCAAGAGGCGGTGCACGAGTTGCAGCCGCAGCTTGCGTTGCGGGAGTCAGTGGCGGCGCTGGGGGAGTACTCCTTTCAGCGAGGCGAGGTGCAGATTCTGGAGCGGTGGATGCAGTTTGCCCCTGTGCCGGTATCGCGCTGGAAGCCTGGAGTCATGCTGGTGCTGGGAGTGGGTTTGGCGGCTGCGGGGTTGCTGGCGCTGACCGGTTTGTTGCCGCTCTGGCCCGCGCTCTGGATTGTGCTGCCGCTGCTGGGGGCGCAGCTTTTGCTATTGCTTCCGCTGCGTGGGTTGCTGAGAGATCGCGTCGATTCCGCTGTGCTGCTGGCCGACGAGCTGACAGTGCTTCGCGATGGGCTTCGGCTGCAGCAGCAGCAGGCATTTCTTGCGCCCAAACTCAAGGGCCTGCTGGCTGCTGTGCAGGGAGCGGATGCGAGCCAGCGCATTGGCGAGTTGCAGCGTCTGGCACGCGGACTGGAGCAGTGCCGCAAGGAATGGTTTTATGTACCGTCCTGGGTGACCGGAGCCGAGGTGCAGATTCTGCTGGCCATGGAAGGCTGGCGTGCCCGTTATGGGGCGGCTTTGAAGGGATGGGTGGATGCATGGAGCGAGTTTGAAACGCTCCTGGCGCTGGCGGGCTATGCGTTTGAGCATCCAGAGCATGTTTTTCCTGAGTTTGTAGCAGATACGGTTGCATTTGCAGCCGAAGAGCTGGGGCATCCACTGTTGCCGGGAAAAAGCTGCGTAGGGAACGATGTGCGGCTGGATGCGGAGCAGCGCTTTTACGTGATCAGCGGCTCTAATATGGCCGGGAAGAGCACGCTGTTGCGGACGGTGGGGCTGAATGCGGTATTGGCTTATGCTGGCGCTCCGGTGCGGGCACGCGCGGCCCGGCTGAGTGAGATGCGGCTGGGCGCGTCGATCACGACCGCCGACTCGCTGTTGGATGGACGGTCGCGCTTTCTTGCCGAAGGGGAACGGTTAAGGGAGATGGTGAGGTTGGCTAAGGATGGCCCGTTGCTTTTCCTGGTGGACGAGATTTTCAGCGGCACCAATTCACAGGACCGCCGCGTGGCCGCGGAAGGTCTCGTGAATGTGCTGATGCAGCATGGAGCCGTAGGAGCGCTCTCCACGCATGATCTGGCGCTGGCGGCGATTGCGGAACGCGGGCCTATGGGTGGAGTGAACGTGCATATGGAGAGCGAAGATGCGGAGGATCCTCTGCACTTTGACTACCGGTTGAAGCCGGGAGTGGCGGCGCGTTCGAACGCGCTGGCGATTCTGCGCATGATTGGCGTGCTCGAGGACGCGTAG